In the Pseudanabaena sp. FACHB-2040 genome, one interval contains:
- a CDS encoding phosphate/phosphite/phosphonate ABC transporter substrate-binding protein: MVRFRTKGWLGAFLAGLLALVVVVACTPQSSQPDAAAPDSVQLTQLKFGVGPYFPTPNENRKQFEPLFQEVGEQLGLPTEVVVADDWIGISEALRSGTLDVAWLGPWGYVLAHHNEPSLDAIATVKYKDQPTYYSVLMARADAPFETLEEAIALSQQGEKLKISLADVGSTSGWLVPQAEFLRRNLDPKAVFDYSEGASHAAQAIALLNGQVDIASDYDRNLDVLTSEGKIDKSQIKIIWQSDPLPNDPIVVRGDFPEDLKARLQEVLVNLTPEQTETLLPPNYTGFVVSDGSNYAPIETAGKSVGKLK; the protein is encoded by the coding sequence ATGGTTAGATTTCGCACAAAAGGCTGGCTAGGAGCATTCCTAGCGGGGCTGCTGGCGCTGGTCGTAGTAGTAGCCTGTACACCCCAGTCTTCTCAGCCCGATGCCGCTGCCCCAGACTCTGTACAGCTCACTCAACTCAAGTTTGGGGTAGGGCCTTATTTCCCAACGCCTAACGAAAACCGTAAGCAGTTTGAGCCGCTGTTTCAGGAAGTAGGCGAGCAGCTGGGCTTACCGACTGAAGTGGTGGTCGCCGACGACTGGATTGGCATCTCTGAGGCGCTGCGCTCTGGCACGCTGGATGTGGCTTGGCTCGGCCCTTGGGGCTATGTGCTGGCTCACCACAATGAGCCGTCGCTCGATGCGATCGCAACCGTCAAGTACAAAGACCAGCCCACCTACTACTCGGTGCTCATGGCCCGCGCCGACGCCCCCTTCGAGACTCTAGAAGAAGCCATTGCGCTCAGCCAGCAGGGCGAAAAGCTCAAAATCAGCCTAGCCGACGTCGGCTCTACCTCCGGCTGGTTGGTGCCCCAAGCCGAGTTTTTGCGCCGCAATCTCGATCCCAAAGCTGTGTTTGACTACAGCGAAGGGGCCAGCCACGCCGCCCAGGCCATCGCGTTGCTCAACGGCCAAGTTGATATTGCCTCCGATTACGATCGCAACCTCGACGTGCTGACCAGCGAGGGCAAAATCGACAAGAGCCAGATCAAGATCATCTGGCAGTCAGATCCGCTGCCCAACGACCCCATTGTGGTGCGCGGTGATTTCCCAGAAGATCTCAAAGCCCGTCTGCAGGAGGTTTTGGTCAATCTCACCCCAGAGCAGACCGAAACTTTGCTACCCCCCAACTACACCGGCTTTGTAGTCTCCGACGGCAGCAACTACGCACCCATCGAAACGGCTGGCAAGTCAGTTGGCAAGCTGAAGTAG